AGAAACACACAATTACGAAAGAAAAAGTTAGAGGGAAAGTAGCAACACCTCATTGAGCAGCATTAGAACGCGCCCAACTATCGTTGAAGTCTTTCCACTTCCAGGGCCGGCAACAATCATCAAAGGTACTGAAATATCGCTGCAAGCTGCCTCGCGCTGCCTTTCGTTGAGAGAAAGCAAATACTTCAAATACTCATCCGGCATGTTAGGCAATCCATGGTTAACAGAATCTTTTTGGTTTTCACTACTCAAAGGTGGCGCTGATGCGGCACTAACGTCACTACCACAACTCCCAATATCATCACGCTGAATGTCCACACTCGGTTTCTGCTCGATTAAAGCGTCAATTTCCTGCAAAATACTCTCGTCGAAATCATCATCGTTAAGAATTCCAGATGCAGAGAAAGAATCAAATGAAGTCAGAAACTGCGGTTGTCTGATTGGAGTTGTGAAAGAATCCGATTTTGACACGCTTGATTCGGTCCGGCTAACGCTTAAGCTCCCGGAACACGAAGCACTGCCATATTCACCACGCGTTGAATTGTACCGGCTTGCGGAAATCGGAGGCGGTGTTCTTTGAACTCTATTGAGCTGAGTTGGCGTTTGGATTCCATTTCCGCCACAGATTCTGGAATTTGAAAAACACAattgaattgatttaaattgaaGCAAGAAAACAGCCGAGTAGCAAAAAAATAGTAAGAAGATGAAACCTTTGATTCCTGAACGACTTACTTGGTATGAGGGAGGTGATGATCAGGTGAAACGGCGTCGTTGCGGGGGCGTTTGCGATCAATGAGGGCCTTGGCGGCTCTGAAATTCCGAGAGATGCGGTTTCTTTGTTCCGCCGTGAGCCCTCCGCCGTACGCCTGAACGTTTTCCTTGGACATTGCTTCGAAGATTCCAACGGAGGATTTGGCCTGACGGCCTGACCAGGCTGATAACAGTGTAAAACCTTAGGAGCTAAGGAAAACTAAGAGATAGATCGTAGAGAGggaaagttttttctttttggaaacTAGTAGGGAGGGAAAGTTTGTTAAACCTGAATAATATTCTTTTCATTCAACTTGTCTACAATAATTACCACTCTTGGTATTTATACATTTCTAACACACCTCACTAACTAACTAAGACCACTACCAATCATACAAAAATAATTGTCCTTTGATGAACtctttcacgaacaaagtggcAATCAATCTCTACATGTTTGGCTTTAGAGTGCAATACAGGTTTAGTGGCAAGAGCCATTGCTTAAATGTTATCACAATGCAAAACTGGAACAGAAGGAGAACCAACATGCAAATCTCGAAGAAGATGTTGTATCCAGATAACCTTAGCAGTGGTTGTAGCCATTGCTCTATATTCAGCTTCAGTGGAAGACCCACTCACTGTATGCTGCTTTTTAGAACTCAAAGAGATAGGAGTGACAAAACCCATGGTTGAACGACGATCATTGTGATcccctgcccaatcagcatatGTATGAGCTTTCAACTAAGATGAACCTGATTTAAAACACAATCCCAGAGACATAGTGCCTCTGAGATATCGCAGAATACGTTTCACAGCAGCAAATGAGTGGCTAATGGtgaatgcataaactgacatACTTGATTGACGGAAAAAGAAATATCTGGTCTTGTAAATGTTACGTATTGTAGTGCCCCAACAATACTTTTGTAAGTGGTAGGATCAGAAACAGGTTCACTACCATGATTCAGAAGCTTTTGATTAGGATGACAAGGTGTGGAAAAAGGTTTACAGTCCAGCATATGCATCTTTTGAATGAGTTCTTTGACACACTTGGTCTGATGAACAAAGAGTCCCTGTTCTTGATATTCAATCTGtaaaccaagaaaataatgcAACACACCCAGATCTTTCATGTCAAACTCACTAGTTAACTGACTAATAACATTCTGAACCTTCACAGCATCATTACTAGTGGGAATGATATTATCAACATGTAATAAGAGAACAATAATTGATGAACCatcacacttgacaaataaagaaGGATCTGCATATGATGACTTGAACCCAAGCTTAGGCAAATAACCTGAAAACCTGTCATGTTAGGCTCTGGGAGCTTGCTTGAGTCCATATAAAGACCTCTCTAGTTTGCACACATAATCCGGATAGGTAGAATCCACAAACCCTTGGGGCTGAGACATAAAAACTTCTTCCTCAAGAAAGCCATGCAAAAAAGCGTTCTTGACATCTAACTGTTTGAGTTTCCAATTATGAGATGCAGCCAAGGATAGAACCAATCGAACTATGTTTGGTTTGACCACAGGGCTAAAGGTTTCATAATAGTTAATACCAACTTCTTAAGAATACCCCTTAGCTACAAGTCTAGCCTTGTACCTAGCCACTAAACCATCTGGATTTCTCTTAATCTTGTAGATCCATTTACAACTAACAAGATTTTTGTCAGGTGGTAAGGGCACAAGCCTCCAAGTATGATGTTGAatcaaagcatccatctattcTTTCATGGCATTTTGCCATTAAACACACTTGACAATACTAGAAAAAGACTGAGGTTCCTTGATTTCAGAAGCCTGATCCACCTTAGCAGAAAACACCTTCTTTTTCATAATCCTAGACTTAGACCGGGTTTGCATGGGATGACAATTTTGAGCATTGATACACACTGGTTGGAGATCATCCACTTGAGACATTGTAGTATTTGGATGATCTTTTGAATACACAGTAGGCAAAACCTCTGAAGAAGGCACAAAACTTGTGGAAGAAGAGACAAGATCACCAGAACTAGTGGGTTGAGAGGATGATGACTGAGTAACATGTTGTGATTTAGAGGTAAGAGAAGTGGGACCAATAAATGGAAATGTGGAAGAAACACTAGGTGGATGAATGAATGTGTTTGAATGCACAACAGACATTGGTGAGGAAGAATGACCAGAAGTAACTTGAGGATTGAAACCCAAAGCATTAGAGTCTGTAGGAAACTTGGATTCATCAAAAATAACATGTCTAGATACTAACAGTTTCTGATCTTTGAGAGATAAGCAAATATACCCTTTGTATTGTGTAGCATACcccagaaaaatacacttaGTAGTTTTAGGTTCAAGTTTATTGCTTCTATAGGGTTTCAATGAATGATAGcataaacaacaaaaaattctcaaatgaTCAAGCTTAGGTGGAGATTTATATAGCATTTCAAAAGGAGACTACATATGTAGGGTAGGTGTGGGCATTCTGTTTATAAGAAAAGTAGCAGTGGCACACGAATGGAACTAGAATTTTGAAGGTTGAAACTTGTTGTAAAAAGGTAATAGCTGTTTCGACAATATGTTGATTTTTTCTCTCAGCCAACCCATTATGTTATGGGGTATAAGGACAAGATTTTTGATGAACAATGCCTTTGGTAAGAAGAAATTGCTTAAACTGAGTATTAACATATTCCCCACCCCCATCACTTTGCAAAATTTTTACATAAGCATCAAAATAATTCGAGACAAAAGCAAGAAAGTTGACAAAACAGTGAGGGACCCCAAACATCTATGTGAATTACTTCAAATGGAGTAAGTGACTTCGAAGCAATTACAGGAAAAATGGAGCTTGGTAAAATTTGCCTTGCAAACAAGCTTTACAAGTATGAGATTGAGAGTTACAAGGAAAAGATATACAAGACTTATTAAGTGCTGCAGTGACAATGGAATGTGCAGGATGGCCTAATCGACAATGCCACAATGTAGAATACATCTTTTGACCCACAAATGCAATTGGATTAAAAACAGGAGAAATAGACCTATGTGGTTTGATTATGGGAAGTGGATAGACAACATTATTACTCAGCCCTTGGAATAGCACTTTCCCGGTGACCTTGTCTTGTAGATAGAGAGAAACATCATCAATGATACAATGACACTGATTATCTTTGCACAACTGATTCATAGATAATAAGTGTTGTGACAGTTTTGGAACATGTAACACAAAGTTTAACTTGAAATTATGTGACTTAGTGAGAAGAGAAGAGGAACCAATATGTTTGATAGCTAAACCTTCACCACTAGCACTGGTCACAGTATCATTTGATGGATAAATTTGTTGCCATGTGCAAGTTTGACAAATCTGAGGTCATATGGTTAGTTGCTCCCAAGTCAAGAAACCATAAATCTTGTTGAAGAGTTGAGGATGATGCACCAGCTCGTGCTTGTATAGCAAGAGGAGGATTTTGTGAGGATATAGTTGAGAGATACATATGTGGTATGACATGATACTGAAACTGGGAGCTATTAGACCGTGGAATCATGCCTTGTGAAGGACCACATGGATTCTAGCTAGGTGCTTCGCCATATGACCCAGCAGGCATTGGAGTTGGCATAGATGAGGATAAACCCTGAGAGAAATGCTTTGATGTGCCTGTGAAATTCTTATTTCGATCAAAGCAAGTAGCAGCAACATGGCAATTTCTGTGACAAATTTGACATCCATGTTGAAAACAATTCAATGCAAAATAAACTTTGCGATCACATATTTGCAGAAAGGCCTTTGCAACcctagaaagaagaaggagcAAAGAAGACCAAATGTGTACGTttctctttggttttttttccctCTTAATCACGCTGTTCGAAATCACGGACCTCGGGCCTGGGCCTAGTGGGCCCAATTATGAGGCCCATTATCTCCGGTCTTCTCGTTCTACTTCTAGTTACCCAAATTAAGAACGTACTGGTTCGCTTTTAGCGCGAGAGAGAAATGGAGGCCCTGATTGCCTCGTACGGAGACTCGTCGTCGGGCTCAGACTCCGAGTCGCCGGCTCCACCTCCATCACCACCTCCGGAGCTCAACAACCCTCAAGAACCGACCCCTGCGCTGCCTCCACCTCCTCTGTCACTTCTCGACAACCCCAATTCCTTCGGTAACCTCTGATTCCCATCAATTTTCATCTTTTAGCTTTCTGTTGTGATGGCTTTTTCCGAGTTGCCCACCAAGTATTTGATGTTTTGCCTCTGAAGGATTTCTGGACTTCTCGGCAAGCGCCCAGCCGAGCAGAGTTCGGAACTTTCCTCACGTCGAAGGGAACTACGCAGTACATGTATACATCCCAGGTTATCAAAATTCTCGAAATTTTCAGCTCCATTAGCAAATGCGATCGCTTTGCACTTAGTTTTTGCTTGTTTAATTCTGTGGTCAGTTTATATACCACCAGCACCAAGGAAAGAGATGGCCTTGTTTTTGAACAAGCTAGCTTCTCTGGTGCCTGGTCTCCATGCGGTTGACGTTGACTTCCTGCTTGACATTCTGCGTAAGGACGAGCACAAGCTTGAACAAGTTGCTTTAGGCAGAGAGTTCCATATAAGTCTCGGAAGAACTGTTCCGATTCGGGTGCACCAGATTGATTCCTTGGTGACAATGCTGCGGCAGAAGCTTCAGATTCAGAGGCGGTATGGTTACATTTACATTCTCTTGTCTGCATTGCGTGAATTTAGTTCTGTTATTTAACATAATTCTGTAAGCCTGCAAATTTTTCGTCCATTTTCAGTTTAACACATTTTGTTATTGTGAAACAAGTATTGGATTGATTTTAGCAAGTGGTAGGTTTTTGTTAATGATGATCAGACCCGGACCTTTGTGTCTATCGAAATCATTGCTGCTGGGTTAGCTGAGGTATGATTGCTAGCTTTCTCTCTTGGTGCAATTCTAAATGTTTTCAGTTGTTATATGGGCTTAAGATTTAGCAAGGACTTGCCGAAAGTCATGGGATTTTGAAATATCGAGATCTTGCTTGCTTATTAGCTTAGATTTGGTCTTCGATGCACTTGtaacatgaaaaacacaaaCGAAAACTAATGCATGATATGCTCATGGTTTTAACATGTGTTGTCCTGGCGTAAATCATGTTCCTAATCATGTCATGTGAGTATAAGCCTATGAAACTTAGGGCATGTTTGGCGGGCTGGACAAGATTGGAATTGGTATTTCAGACTAGTTAGGTTAGGATTGAACTGGATAGGATAGGTTTTTTGTCTAAAGATTGGTGTAGACTGTCTTAACCAGACTAGGAACGATGGGATTTAAAACGTGAAACAGATCGGCGACATCCCAACGATGACCCGCCCACCCAACAACTCTGCTCGTGACTTGCAACACCTCTCGTACCCTCCACGCCCCTTGCGGCCCGTCAGACCACTCTGATATCCTGGAGGAGTGAAACGTGGTTACTAGAAGCATACCTGTTTTCGTATTAATGCACGGTTGAATCAGCTTTCATTGTCTACAAGTCTGAAATATTTTAACTTCCATTGATTTCAGATAACAAAGCAGATTCAAGCTGTGAATGAGGTGTATAAGCTTCACAATCATCCTAAATTTTACAAGGTTAGCTTTTTCGTCCTTTTCAAACTCGAATCGCTTCCTGAATATATGACAATATATTGGATCAAATGATTTCTCAAAAAACTAATTCACTTGATGGGGTCTTGGTGATCACAGGATCCACGCCCTCACATCTCGGTAGCTTGGGCATTGGGTGACATCAGCAATTCCCTGAACAAAGTGGTTGAAGAAGAAAGACGAAGATCTACCATCGGAGGATCGTTACAGAAATGTATTTTTACCAGTAAATTCAATGGTATCGAATGTAGGATTGGTAATAAGACACACAAAATATGTAAATTTTCTGAAGAATAATGTAGCCATTTAACTGTATTGTGAAATTCCGAGAATATATCACTGAGCATTGGATGAGAAGACATTTCTTCGTTGGTGTCGAACTTCTTGTCGAAGGTATTGGCACCAGTGTAAACGTCATCATCCATGTTGATGGTAATTACTTCCCAGCTACTAAGGGTGTCGGAACAGCCTTGCACGCAGCCTCCTGTGCATTACTTGGTATTGTCTCAGATTCTCCAAACTTGAATGCTAATGTAAACCCACTCTTGACCTTTCCGTCATCTGCGATTACCGGAATGCCGGCTTGGATGTTGCCGTTGACCTACCGAACTTAAAATACCGACGAAATGTTGGAGTACTTAAGTGTACTACTCGTTTTTGTATGCGAGAGCTCCACCTCTATCGTTGTAACAGCATCTGATGCGGACTAGTCCTTCATTCCCGTTACTCTTTGCCATCTCCACTTCGAACTTGGCGTGATGGCTCCCGGCCTCCTCTCCGGTGAAATTGAGTAACCCCGGAGCTGGCGTGCCATCAAGATTTCCGTCGTGTCTCTATTTGCTGTTGTGGTTTGGTTTCACCACTATAAACTTGGCAGAGTTGGCATTTTCATTCTGTTGTCTGTATATCTTGATATTACAAGTATTTGTTGTGCAAAATGCATGCTAAGTTCAACTTAtgtttatatgtgtgtgtgtgtgtgttgccaCTTTTCCAACGTTTTCTCCAAAATTGTGACGAGCAACAAAGCAGTTTTGATTCCGTGCACAACAACGATACCTCGAAAGAAATTGATTCTTCCCCAGAAAGATGTTTTAAAACAAAGTTGAACAAGGGAAGAAAACTTTTGAATCGCAATCAGATGTCTGGTCAAATTCTTTAACAGTTGATGTATACAGAAGTTCCTTGCTTATGACACGACTTATGAGAGGATGTATGTATTGCATTTGcatcaaaagaaagaaagaaggttGTAAGTGGTAAGGGAACGACTACCGATGCCGCTCCACTTCTAATCAAAGGGATCGATCCGAGGGTCGTGTTCACTTGCCATCGCCATTCCAGTGCAAAGGCATGTCGGGCACATTACCTGCCACATTTACAGACGCAATGTTAGATATAGCTGCCATTTGGAAGTCATCTCTCAAAATTTTGCTACTAAATCAATCTTAAACTTCATTTCCAgtgcaatttttttcttctgaattgTCTTTCACATGCCCGACAAATAGAAGTATCACCAAACATGTGAATATAGAGCATCTAAGCGGCAGGCACTAAAAGGAATTTAGTATGCAATAAACATTCAACGGACATAATTATATGTCTAACCTTTCCCGCTCCTGAGCAATTTGAACATCGTTCAGTTTTTGGCAGAGATAGGGGTTGGTTTCCGCCATCAGCTGTCGATACTGGTTCAGTAAGAACAAGGGTTCCAGTGCTGGAGCAACGAGCACAAGCAAGAGATCCTGCGTAAGTATCAAATACACAGGTAAGTTGACATACGAAACCAATCCGAACATCTCCATCGTATATATTTAAAGCTACAGTACATAAAACTAAAAGTCAGAAATATAGGACATTATCACACCAGTTCCAAGACAATATTTGCATCGTTTATGCTCCTGCTGTTTCACATTGTTTATTTCAACTACCATCAATGCTGAGATCACTCCGACTGCTCCTCCAGAGAATGACGCCACTATGGGATCAACTTGACTGCAGTTTGAAAGTAAAGGAGATCAATAAACGAAACTGGTAACAACATAGTATCAACATTATTTAGCTTCGTTTCAAGAAAGATGACATCCTAGGTTTTTCTAATGTGTAAAAATTGAGGATCCTCGTAAAATTTGACCATATCGGTTCCCAAAGCATTTGATTCCTACGTTACAGACGGAAAACAGCAACAATCGAATTTAAAGATTCATAACACGATAGATGGTACAAAATTTCAAAACGATAATTACTAGAGAACAGGAGGGTTAATAGCCTGAGATATGAGCAATACCTCAACTGCAACGGCAGATGCATATTTACTATAAAGTCTTTATATGATGTGCCTCCTATTCCCAGCTTCAACTCCAACTGAAAGATGTAAAGGTAATTGTAGGCAAAGAGTTACAAACATAACCGAATCCATGTTTTATAAGCAACAACTACACTTATTTTGATATGTTTCCtcattttttacttgcaaattcCGAACCATATTGTCGGACCagtaaaagaaaataatgtttATGATAACTGTTAAAACTAATTACAACAAGTTAATGCATAAAGAACTTACGGAGGGTGCTATGAGGCCACCGAAAAGGATAAACCCCACAATAATTGAATAACAAACAGCATAATACTGCTTAAGGTTGTCTGAACTCTGCAAGCAATGAATTCACCTTGTGATTAATACTTTGCACAAACACTAGTTTTCGCAATTTTTTATGAATCGACAAAAGGCTACAACAAAATATGGCTAAAACATGTCGGGGATATGAAAATACATGTCTTCACAGGGGCACCAGCTTACCAGGGGAGGCAAAAATGGAATGAACGATGGAAAACTAGGAAGTTCGTTTTCTTGATCTTCATTTACCGCTCCAAGCTCTGCACGTTTAATCCGCTGTTGTATCCTCAGCCTGCGAACCTACGCATATCGAAGCTCATTCTTAAAGAACACATTTCTAATGGCAATTGGAGAGTAATTTAAAACATGCTAAACTGAGAAAGTGGTAGCAACTAGTAATTGCTCTCACCTCCTCCATATGCAAGAAAATTTTGTTGCGACGACTCCGAATATTATCTTGAATTTCCTGCAGCTCCATTGTGGCAAAATCCTGCACTGTTTCAGGCCCCTCTATGATACAAAATCTGCACCATTAAGcatgtaaaaattaaaaattacagGCTACAAAGCAATTTCCGTATAGTTGTTGGGTTAAATAACATCAACAGCAAATAAATCACATAGGTTTTTCACATAaagttacaaactttcaagGACTAATAAGCTGTCTGCAATCTCATAAATTTCACAGTGCAAAGTAACAATCCAAAGCTTGGAACTTTAAATTTCCACCTTCTGTTAATTTTTTAGTGCACCTGGTGTCGTTAGATTCGAGTAGTATGtcacattaaattttttttttctgtgcatgcatttttttttaaaagaaaatttatattGTTAAAGAGCgagttcgaaactattacatTATGGAAGGACATAGTACCGAAACTCCGACgatcaaaaacaaaatcatgtACAACCACTCCAAGCAGTCAACATGGCCATCACATATTGAATCCAAAATGTTGACGCCCCATTCGCTGCATATAATGTACAGACGAGCGGCAGCTTCAACCAGTTCTGCCATATCCGGCTGGATGAGAGCAGCTAAAGACATGATTGTTCCCTAATAACATGAATAAATTGAGTAAACACCAAAAGTAGCAGCAAGGGAAGGAGATGTGAAGTATATGAAGAGGTGTAAGACCTGTGAATGTCCAGCAACAAAGATTTTGGAGCTTGTTGTCGAATAATGCAACGCATCATTTCTGGTAGATCAAATAGAGCCAATTCCCGCCAACTCCAATTCCAAAATTTCTACAGTAAAGCATAAATCTTATTCTCTCTTCTGATAAAGATGAGTGTCCCAGACTCCAACGTGTTCCACACACATTCCCTACCCATACATCGAAACCTTCATCTGCAAGGACGAATCCCAGCGATTCTTCTGGAGAATTTAAGAATCATGCATCACCTGGTTAAGATCAAGAAAAGCCAGTAACCAAgttcaattgagttaaaatgTATCCCATGGATGTTCATCACTTTGCCCAATTGTTCTTTTCAAGAAAGGAAATTTCAACAGAACCTGAAAACTTCAGATCAGGGGGCACCAAATAGTGAGCTAtacattcaaaatttgaaataatcAACTTAGTAGGACCAGTATGTTGAAAAAATGGGAAGGAGCTATGAAAGTAAGACTTTTCACTAATCAGGCGTCCAGAGAATCCATATTTTACCCGCGTATCAGTTACGGGGAACACTCCCCACCAGAGCAATCTCATTAGTCCTTCACATCTCAACCGTACAGAAGTTGCACTAACAAACATGACTCCTATTAGTCCTTCACATCTCAAATCCAGGAAGTACCCATCTTTCGTCTGAATCTGGAAAATAAGCAGCAGTCAATTTAACAATCTCGGTATCTCAAAGTTACTCACTTTAATCACAAATTTAGCAATTAAACATATAAATGGGCATTTTTTTAGGGAAATATTAGTATAGTACTCACTGTGTGCTCGGAGCAAGAGTACCCAGAAAGCTCAATGAGCTGCGCACAGAGGACTGCAGTGGTGAACGACAGCGACCAATTCTGTAAAATTTAGTCGAGTTTTGGGAAATTTCTGCAGCGATTTCGGAGGTCAAGAGGCTGATAAGGAAAGCCGCGACCAAAGGGCACTGGTCTGGAAGAAAGGCTTTGGTCGCCGCTATCGCAATTCGCGAAGGAAGAAGTGCCCCAAAACAATTTCGGCCCTGGACAGGTGCACTGTTTGCACTGAGCCAGGGCCGGCCCTGAATCGCGATAACGTCCTTCTCCAAACAGTATATATACAGATGCTAGAAAAATCTACCGGAACTATTCAATTCTAGCGTCTACAGCTTTAGCATTAGTTGGTACAAGGGGCATTCTTCCAAAGAGGGAGATGAAATCGTTGAGGCACCAAATAGTGAGCTAtacattcaaa
This region of Malus domestica chromosome 07, GDT2T_hap1 genomic DNA includes:
- the LOC103420608 gene encoding LOW QUALITY PROTEIN: uncharacterized protein (The sequence of the model RefSeq protein was modified relative to this genomic sequence to represent the inferred CDS: substituted 3 bases at 3 genomic stop codons) → MEALIASYGDSSSGSDSESPAPPPSPPPELNNPQEPTPALPPPPLSLLDNPNSFGFLDFSASAQPSRVRNFPHVEGNYAVHVYIPVYIPPAPRKEMALFLNKLASLVPGLHAVDVDFLLDILRKDEHKLEQVALGREFHISLGRTVPIRVHQIDSLVTMLRQKLQIQRRYVXHILLLXNKYWIDFSKWXVFVNDDQTRTFVSIEIIAAGLAEITKQIQAVNEVYKLHNHPKFYKDPRPHISVAWALGDISNSLNKVVEEERRRSTIGGSLQKCIFTSKFNGIECRIGNKTHKICKFSEE
- the LOC103428462 gene encoding protein ORANGE, chloroplastic-like isoform X3, with protein sequence MELQEIQDNIRSRRNKIFLHMEEVRRLRIQQRIKRAELGAVNEDQENELPSFPSFIPFLPPLSSDNLKQYYAVCYSIIVGFILFGGLIAPSLELKLGIGGTSYKDFIVNMHLPLQLSQVDPIVASFSGGAVGVISALMVVEINNVKQQEHKRCKYCLGTGSLACARCSSTGTLVLTEPVSTADGGNQPLSLPKTERCSNCSGAGKVMCPTCLCTGMAMASEHDPRIDPFD
- the LOC103428462 gene encoding protein ORANGE, chloroplastic-like isoform X2; translation: MSLAALIQPDMAELVEAAARLYIICSEWGVNILDSICDGHVDCLEWLYMILFLIVGVSVLCPSIIFCIIEGPETVQDFATMELQEIQDNIRSRRNKIFLHMEEVRRLRIQQRIKRAELGAVNEDQENELPSFPSFIPFLPPLSSDNLKQYYAVCYSIIVGFILFGGLIAPSLELKLGIGGTSYKDFIVNMHLPLQLSQVDPIVASFSGGAVGVISALMVVEINNVKQQEHKRCKYCLGTGSLACARCSSTGTLVLTEPVSTADGGNQPLSLPKTERCSNCSGAGKVMCPTCLCTGMAMASEHDPRIDPFD